In one window of Haloimpatiens sp. FM7315 DNA:
- a CDS encoding WecB/TagA/CpsF family glycosyltransferase — protein sequence MGSRILRFDVYNKTKRELFKDIDGYNKVHIISGNPEVLSNSLNNSKLLKNFTSKNSIIIPDGVGTIISSKLIGQPCMEKIAGIEVMDGLLHKFESENKSIYLLGAEESTLELCVKNIKIKYPKLKVAGFHNGFFDINSCEDIVNDIKNSKAHGLFVAMGSPRQEDFIIDNMNVLPCKLYMGVGGSFDIFAGKLKRAPKWMIKMGLEWLYRLSKEPVRIKRLGAIPKFIVKVVRENNKNN from the coding sequence ATGGGTTCACGTATATTAAGATTTGATGTATATAATAAGACTAAAAGGGAGCTTTTTAAGGATATAGATGGTTATAATAAGGTTCATATAATTTCAGGAAATCCAGAAGTTTTAAGTAATAGTCTAAATAATAGTAAACTTTTGAAGAATTTTACTTCTAAAAATTCTATTATTATTCCTGATGGTGTAGGAACTATTATATCTTCTAAACTAATAGGTCAACCTTGCATGGAAAAAATAGCTGGCATAGAGGTTATGGATGGTTTACTTCATAAATTTGAAAGTGAAAATAAGTCCATATATCTATTAGGAGCGGAAGAATCTACCTTAGAGCTTTGCGTAAAAAACATTAAAATTAAATATCCAAAGCTTAAGGTTGCAGGTTTTCACAATGGATTTTTTGATATAAATAGCTGTGAGGATATTGTAAATGATATAAAAAATAGCAAAGCTCATGGATTATTTGTAGCTATGGGTTCTCCAAGGCAGGAAGATTTTATAATAGACAACATGAATGTACTTCCTTGTAAGCTATATATGGGTGTTGGTGGTAGCTTTGATATTTTTGCAGGAAAACTTAAAAGAGCCCCAAAGTGGATGATAAAAATGGGGCTTGAATGGCTATATAGATTGTCTAAAGAGCCTGTAAGAATAAAAAGGCTTGGGGCAATACCTAAGTTTATTGTAAAAGTAGTGAGAGAGAATAATAAAAATAATTAG
- a CDS encoding sugar transferase encodes MEKNKNIEKIIIDRKKLSSKKFQFIIKRILDFLLSFIGIAILSPIYLILYIAIKTDSKGPALFKQVRVGKDGKDFVIYKFRTMIVNAEKKRDLEIDPKNLENFVFQSKSDNRITKVGAFLRKTSLDELPQLFNVLIGNMSLVGPRPEIPEVVKYYPEEYRQRLLVLPGITGLAQVSGRGEIELGKTIKYDLTYIQNFSVIYDIKLLFKTVFSVTKGDGAF; translated from the coding sequence ATGGAAAAAAATAAAAATATCGAAAAGATAATTATAGATAGAAAAAAATTAAGTTCTAAGAAATTTCAATTTATTATAAAGAGAATACTTGATTTTCTATTATCTTTCATAGGAATTGCCATACTTTCGCCTATTTATTTGATTTTATATATAGCAATAAAAACTGATTCAAAGGGTCCTGCTCTTTTTAAACAAGTTAGGGTAGGCAAAGATGGAAAAGATTTTGTTATATATAAATTTAGGACAATGATAGTAAATGCAGAGAAAAAAAGAGATCTTGAAATAGACCCAAAGAATCTTGAAAATTTTGTATTTCAAAGTAAAAGCGATAATAGAATTACAAAGGTTGGTGCATTTTTAAGAAAGACTAGTTTAGATGAGCTTCCACAGCTTTTTAATGTGCTTATTGGAAATATGAGTTTGGTTGGACCAAGACCTGAAATTCCTGAGGTTGTTAAGTATTATCCAGAAGAGTACCGTCAAAGACTTTTGGTATTGCCTGGAATAACTGGGCTTGCTCAGGTTAGTGGCAGAGGAGAAATTGAACTTGGAAAAACCATAAAATATGATTTAACCTATATACAAAATTTTTCTGTTATCTATGATATTAAATTACTATTTAAAACAGTATTTTCTGTAACAAAAGGTGATGGAGCCTTTTAA
- a CDS encoding O-antigen ligase family protein, which yields MLKHNVGLLDLLLFSIFILYFLNLLVKKDSRNRFKKGFIDFFRDPLTIFSFLLVILMFVSSSYAMDKKLAFTESIRFATYIILYFIIKNEFDYKDSKRMLLSYITSITLVSVFGIIQFFTKIGLNPKYIVNYGHGSIVRIHSSFQNPNALGAFLILGIFPIFMMAMGIKRKRLIWILTFLLVLLAIILTGSRNALVAFGVGMLILVISYNFKLILGFILALVAAFMVPEVRYRLLDLFSKTQNESRIKLWKTAIAMIKEHPLRGIGNGNYTVRYDEYVKKYPSLKYPDYHNMPSHNSYLKIQSELGIGGIISFLGLLIFSIFKIKKLINRTRDRFIKSFYTGFLASMIAFLFMNFSDNMFFIPEIAMSYWIIVALCDNISYNDLV from the coding sequence GTGTTAAAGCATAATGTTGGCCTTTTAGATTTGCTATTGTTTTCAATATTTATACTGTATTTTTTAAACTTACTTGTAAAAAAAGATAGTAGAAATAGATTTAAAAAAGGATTTATAGATTTTTTTAGAGATCCACTTACTATTTTTTCGTTTTTATTAGTGATTTTAATGTTTGTATCTTCTAGTTATGCTATGGATAAAAAGTTGGCTTTCACAGAAAGTATAAGGTTTGCAACCTATATTATTTTGTATTTTATTATAAAAAATGAATTTGACTATAAGGATTCAAAGCGTATGTTATTATCCTACATAACTTCAATTACATTGGTATCAGTTTTTGGAATAATTCAGTTCTTTACAAAAATAGGATTAAATCCTAAGTATATAGTAAACTATGGACATGGATCCATAGTTAGAATACATTCAAGCTTTCAAAACCCCAATGCTTTAGGAGCCTTTTTAATACTAGGTATTTTCCCGATTTTCATGATGGCAATGGGAATTAAAAGAAAAAGATTAATTTGGATTTTAACCTTTTTATTAGTGCTTTTAGCAATAATCCTTACAGGGTCGAGAAATGCATTAGTGGCCTTTGGAGTGGGAATGTTAATACTAGTAATTAGTTATAATTTTAAACTAATACTAGGATTTATTTTAGCTTTAGTTGCAGCCTTTATGGTGCCGGAGGTTCGTTATAGACTTTTAGATTTATTTAGTAAAACTCAAAATGAGTCAAGAATAAAGCTTTGGAAGACTGCTATAGCTATGATAAAAGAACATCCATTAAGGGGAATTGGAAATGGAAACTATACGGTTAGATATGATGAGTATGTAAAAAAATATCCTAGCTTAAAATACCCTGATTATCATAATATGCCATCACATAATTCTTATTTAAAAATTCAAAGTGAGCTAGGAATTGGAGGAATTATTTCTTTTTTAGGGCTTTTGATTTTCAGTATATTTAAAATTAAAAAGCTTATTAATAGAACTAGGGACAGATTTATAAAAAGTTTTTACACAGGATTTTTGGCTTCTATGATTGCATTTTTATTTATGAATTTTTCAGACAATATGTTTTTTATTCCTGAAATTGCAATGAGTTATTGGATTATAGTGGCTCTATGTGACAATATAAGTTATAATGATTTAGTATAA
- a CDS encoding glycosyltransferase, with translation MNEDLIVKSVSIVIPCRNEKNYIKKCLDSFVDQSYSKDLYEVLVCDGMSDDGTRDIIKDYEKKYGNVKLVDNPDLTAPKAMNRGIRTSKKDIIIIFGAHAYANKDFIKNNVELLNKDENIGCAGGPIETINESLKGEAIALAMSSPFGVGNALFRYAKKRCMLILWPLGHIEEAL, from the coding sequence ATGAATGAAGATTTAATTGTTAAGTCTGTGTCTATAGTTATTCCTTGTAGAAATGAGAAAAATTACATAAAAAAATGTTTAGATTCCTTTGTAGATCAAAGTTATTCTAAGGATTTGTACGAGGTTTTGGTTTGCGATGGTATGTCTGATGATGGAACAAGGGATATAATAAAAGACTATGAAAAAAAATATGGAAATGTTAAGCTAGTTGATAACCCTGATTTAACAGCACCAAAGGCTATGAATAGAGGGATAAGAACAAGCAAAAAGGATATAATTATAATTTTTGGAGCCCATGCATATGCAAATAAGGACTTTATAAAAAACAATGTGGAACTATTAAATAAAGATGAAAATATTGGCTGTGCAGGGGGACCTATAGAGACTATTAATGAGTCTTTGAAAGGTGAAGCTATAGCTTTAGCTATGAGTTCTCCTTTTGGAGTTGGAAATGCATTATTTAGATATGCAAAAAAGAGATGTATGTTGATACTGTGGCCTTTGGGGCATATAGAAGAAGCACTTTAG